A segment of the Lolium perenne isolate Kyuss_39 chromosome 3, Kyuss_2.0, whole genome shotgun sequence genome:
CAGTTTTTCGCGTGTTCCAAGAGTATGGTCGGAGGCGGCAGGAGGGGCGGCGCGGCGGACGACTCGAAGCTCAACACCGGCAACGTGTTCGCGGCGCTCGAGAcgctcaagaagaagaagaagggcgacAAGGCAAAAGGCGGCGCCTCCTCCAAGGCCAAGGACCAGCAGCcctcgcagcagcagcagcagaaggAGCTCTTCTGGGCGCCCGCCCCCGTCACCACCAACTGGGCCGAcgtcgaggacgaggacgacgacgactactACGCCACCACCGCGCCCCCGGCCCTCTTCGGGAACCACCACGGCGCCGCCGAATCcaaggaggacgacgaggaggacgaggacgatgcCGTCCACGCCGCGCTGCAGGAGGTATATTTCCTCTCCCCTATCTCCCTTTTTGTTTACGCCTCCTGTTAGTTAGTTGTTTGTGATGTTCGTGATTTGCTTATTTTGCATGATAATTGTGTGTTCGCTGGTTTGTTGCCATGCTTGGTATGACGGGCCGGCTGATGTATACGTGCTGGATTGAGTTAGGGGGGCATCTATAGGCTATGTGTGTGCTGATGCCTGCCTGATTAACCAGCGATGCGGAATGCATACGATGAAATTGGTTTTGAACTATCTGTAGTAATAATTATTTGAAGCAGCTACACACCTAAGCCGCGTCGCTCTCGGATTCGCTGCTTCAAATAATTACTACAAATACTTTAAAAGTTATTTGTGCGCTGGTATGCATTGTGAAAAGATGGGGGAAGCATTCACGCTGGCAGGCGTCAGGACACACATAGCCTATAGAGTCACCCCTGCATCACCTAATCCAACATCTACATACCTAAGCCGCGTCCCTCTCGGACTGGATGTTGGATTGAGTCAGGTAGGGGGGACTCTTTAGGCTTTGCGTGTACTGAGGCCTGCCAGATTAATCGTCAATGCTACCCCCCATCGTTTTGCAATGTATGCCAGCAGACAAATAGGTTTGGATTATTTGTAGTAATTATTCGATGCAGCGAGTCCGAGAGGGATGCGGCTTGGGTGTATTAGTACTGCACGATAGTATTGCGGGAGTTGCTTAGCTGTATTTCTGCGCATTGTCGGCAGGAGTGTTTGCGGGGAATTGCTTGATTGAGTGAGATCAGGGGACATCCTGTAGGTTGTGTATGTGTGCCAGTGCTTGCCATTTTAGTTTTTATCAAGTATATTTGTACTTTATTGTCTAAAGCAGCGAATCCGAGAGGGATGCGGTTTAGGTGTATTTTCAGTGCACTGTCCGTGTGGCGGAATCTACATGTTGGATTGAGTTTGGCAGGACACTGTTATGCCTGCTAGGTTGTTGATAACGGTAGCCCCCATTGTAACGTATGTTCAGTGCACGAGTGGGTTCCAGATTAGGTGAGTCCAGACACGCGCTCCTTTGCTTTATTTTTTAGACGCACTATCGGTTTGGCGGGAGTGTTGGCGTGGAATTGTCGGATTGAGCGAGGTCAGCTGAAATCCTGTAGGCTGTGTGTACATTACTGGTTGCCACTTTAGGTTTCTCAACTTGTCCCCTGTTATTGTGGAATGTATGGTCAGTGCGACAAATGGGTTATAAATTAAGTGTAATTATTGAAGCGGTGAATCGAGACAGGAACGCCTTAGGTGTATTTATGGCATGTGGTTACCTATTTTCGTTGGCCTGGCATTCCTTCTTATTGCAGTGTATTTTTGTAATCAATTAAACACGTATGGTAATTGTAGGCACACAATATGTGTGCATGAACAtggtactccctctgatccaaatTAGTTGCCGCAGATTTAGGTTGCGTGTGTGTGCCAATGCTTGCCCTTTTAGTTTTTATGAACTATTTGTGCTTATTGTTTAAAGCAATGAATCTGAGAGGGATGCGGTTTAGGTCTATTTTCAGTGCACTGTCGGTATGGTGGAAGTTACATGTTTGATTGAGTTAGGCAGGGGACATTGTTATAACGGTAATCCCCTATCGTAACGTATGTTCAGTACACGCGTGGGTTCCAAATTAAGTCAATCGAGACAAGAGCTTCTTTGCTTTATTTTACACGCAACGTTGgtttggtgggggattgttggcgTGGAATTGTCGGATTGGGTGAGTCAGGGACATCCTGTAGGCTGTGTGTACACTAATGATTGCCATTTTAGTTTTCTCAGCTTATCCCCCATTATTGTGGAACGAATGCGACAAATGGGTTATTTCCCATAAATACAAATTAAGTGTATTTATTGATGGGGTGAATCGAGACTGGAACGCCTTTGGTGTATTTACGGCACGTGGTTACCTATTTTCGTTGGCTTGGCATTCCTTCTTATTGCAATTAATCACGTATGGTCACTGTAGACATGCAATTTGTGTGCATGGTACTCCAGCTGATCCAAATTAGTTGCCGCAGGTTCATTGAATCTAGACAGATTTTAGGTAACATTTTTCCTAAATCTGCGGCGATAAatttggatcagagggagtagcaTTTTTTGTTGCTGTCACTTATTGATGTCATGTTTTACTGCCGTTAGGTGTAACAGGTTTGTGACCTGAGTGTTCGAGGCACATAATGCATATAATAATTGCGATGAAAGATTACCCATTTTATGATGCCACCAGTATGCTGTTCTGTTGGTAGTATTTACTAaatgttgttgagaattgttatcATAGTTTTCCCTGGATATAGAGGGTATAGCTCCGTAGATTAAAATTCCTCTGTGTTTCATTATTGTGATTGTATTCCTCTGGCCGGTTGAGTCGCACATCACCTAGTATCACTTTGAAGGTAATAAGCACCCCAAAAACTAGAGCTGAAAAATTCAGATCGATTGTAAAGAGTCTGTCCAAGTTTCCTTTGAGCGTCTCTAGGCAAGTCATAAGAACTCACCTGAAATtactggattttgattagatttttCTTGTTTACACGGGTCGAGTTGCACAGCACCTAGTATCCATCTGAAACTCTAAGTTCGTCACCCCAAACACAATGAAAAAATAGAACTGAAAAATTAAAATTGAGTGATAACTAGCCAGTCCAAGTCTAATGAACGGCCTCTGTTTAATTGATTTGTACCAGAATTTTCTTGTTTGCATTTGAACTTTGTTAGGCAGAGGTTTGCTGATGCTGAATGTTGCAATTGTTGGTTGTCTCTGTACACCTGAGTGATAGTATTCTCAGATGCATTTGCTTGGACATACTTCAGGAAATAGAGAGTGAGGATGAGGAGCATGATGATGAGGCTGAGGATGGTGCTGAGGATGAAGCTGAGCAAGAAGTGGAAGCTGCCGATCCTGCTCTGAAGAAAGCTCCAGCAGCACCCAAAGAGACAGAAAGACAGCTGTCCAAAAAGGAGTTGAAAAAGAAGGAACTGGCAGAACTTGATGCTGTGTTAGCTGAGTTGGGAATCTCTGAAAACCCAAGCGACGCTGCACAAGATGGAAGCAATGGTACGCTGCTACATTCTAGTTTGTTCTTTCCCCACAATGTTTTCTTTTATCTCCTTGGAGCTACACTTGAGTGAATTCAAAGCTGAGTACGTACATGTGCTTGGGTTGCTTGTGTAGACTTTGTTCTTACATGCTACACATACATTCTTGCAGCTGATAAGAAGGGTGCAAATCAAACTGGCGATGGAGAGAAAAAGGAGGACGTGCCTGCTCCTTCAGAGAGCAAGaatgccaagaagaagaagaagaacaaggacaagAGCGCAAAGGAGGCGAAAGAAGCTGCTGAAGTGTCAGAGGAGACTGCAAGTGCAGAACCTGATGAAGACACCAGTGCTGTGGACATGAAGGAGCGCCTAAAGAAGATGGcctcaatgaagaagaagaagtctGGCAAAGAGTCGGACACAGCTGGTAAAATGGCTGCCGCGGAGGCGGCAGCTAGGACCGCCAGGCTCGCGGcggcaaagaagaaggagaagagccaTTACAACCAGCAACCCGTGCGGTAAAAAATGGTCGGCTCCAAGTTTTGAGATGTTGAGAGTTTGGATATGATGATCGATCCCCTTGTTCGTTTTGGAGTCTGAATAAACTTTTTCCTGTCCCTCCCAGTCTCAAAAGAGTTGTATGTATGACCATGGAGCCTCCTTCCTGATATTCATTTCAGAATTCCTGAAGGCCGGCCTCTGTGGTCTGGTCGCCAGAACGGTCGTGTAATTGTGTTTTGAATTGTGTTCGTCCAGTGGATTTATAGACATGACAGCATTGGCCAACAAGGGCCTCTTGGATACTTTCTCTGTGTGCTTGTCTCGTTTTTTCCAATGTCTTCTCTGAAGCGGTTTTTTTAAAGGTTTATTATTATTACATGCCCTGAATCCATGCTTTCCATGGTACTTCTGGGACTATTATTTGCGTGAGAGAAATGAGATCTGAAGCTTGTCTTTGTTGTGTCTCGCTTTCATGGAAGACAAAGAAGGAAGCCAATCCAAAAAGAAGCGAGCACGGCAAGTAGGCAACGGCCCCAGCGAGAGGCAAGCATCTCTCCGTCCTTGTCTCTCAGCCTCGCCTACTGCCGCCGTTCATTACTCAGCCCATCTCTCTCCCAAGTCCGCCGCACCCAAATGGCCACCTAGGCTAGGCTAAGGCTGGGCCGGCGCAATGTCGCACTGCCTCCGCGTCTCGCCcttcctcgcgccgccgccgctcctcctctgccggccccgccgcgcgcgcggcggcggcggccaccgccaccgccacgcaCCTCGGCCCATCCTCACCCTCGCGCGCTACGACCCGCCGCCGCTCCTCCGCCTCAAGGTCTCCGACTCCAGCGACtgccctcccgccgccgcccaccacccccACCACCGCCCGCGCCCCCTGATCGCCCCCCTCGCCTCCATATGGCGCGAGGGCCTCTTCCTCGTGCGCTGCTCCGCCTTCGCCGCCATCCTCTCCATCACCGCCGCGCTCTCCTGGTACGCGCAGCTCCGCGCCAGGGCCTTCGTCGAGGCGCGGCTCCTCCCGGCCGCGTGCGAGCTACTCAGCGACCACCTCCAGCGCGAGGTCCGCGTCGGCAAGGTGCGCAGCGTCTCGCCGCTCGGGATCACGCTCCACGCCTGCTCCCTCGGCCCGCACCCCCGCGACTTCTCCTGCGCCGAGCTCCCCGTCGTCAAGGTCAGAATCAACCCCCTCGCCTCCCTCCGCCGGGGCCGCCTCGTCGTCGACGCCCTCCTCTCCGACCCCACGGCGCTCGTCGCGCAGACCAAGGACTTCTCCTGGCTCGGCATCCCCGCCCCCTCGGACACCGCGCCCAAgcggagctccgacgaggaggGCATCGACTTCCGCACCAGGACCCGGCGGCTCGCCCGGGAGCAGGGCGGGGAGCAGTGGGACGCTCAGCGGGACGCCGCTGCTAGGCACGCCGCTCAAACGGGATACCTAGTTCCCAGCAGTCAATCCCAAACTTCACCCTCCCCCGACGAGATCTTACTGCAGGATGATGACCGGCCTGTCGGGGCCGGGAAGTCGAGCCCGCCCCTCTGCGCCGATGAGATGCACAGGAAGGACCGGCACATGGATGTGCCGGGCATCGGTTCGAGCTCGAAGCACGCGGATTTGGAGAAGACCTTTGGCGTGAAATCTCGGATTATTCCAGGACTCAACTTCTGGTCCAGGATGATCCCCAACCCTGCCAAGCGGAGGCACAGGAGAAAGGCTCACAGCAAGGTGCTATCGGATACTGACAGTTCCTCTCAGGAAAGGATCCTCCGGCGCAGTGCAGAGGCTGCCCTGGCGTATTTTCGAAACATCGATAGTGGTAAAATCGGTAGCTCATCCCCTGGCCCTGGGAGTAACTCGTCTGACGGGGGTCATACGGATGCTGGAGCCACTCCGAATAATGTGCCAGTTGTCAGCTCTGATGAGGTGCCAAGGAATTCTGGCGAGTTGCCACCCGGCAGTGGCCATTTTGTGGACTATCCAGGTCCAGGAAACTCTGCAAGTGCAACGCTGATCATCAATACAGATGATATCTATAAACCTAGCCAGCGTAGTTCACAGCAAGGCCACACGTCGGAGGAACTTGGAAGTCTATCTGATGATAATATTGGCCCTCAGCAGGAATTCACTTCCGGGGATCTTGGTTCGTGCACATATGCTTACAACTGGGCGTCATTTTGGCCTTTCCAGTTGAAGGGGCCCCATGTTAGTTTTAATGCACCGTATGCTTCTCTGGGTGTTGAAATTCAGAAGTTCAAGTCGCGATTTGCTATCGGTCTCGGAGACGCCCCTGCTGAACTCGTAGAAGGGGTTGGCCAGATCCATCCCGGTGGGGCTCAGAATACACTTCCCATCACACTAGATTCTGTTTATTTCAGCGGAGGGAACTTGATGCTTCTGGGATATGGTGATCAGGAACCCAGGTTTGACCTCTCAATTAGCCGTTGCTGTTGCAAATACATGCTCTTCTGTTCTTTCTAGTGCATTTTCATAATATAACAGTAAAATACTGTGATCCTAGAACTTATTTTTTGCGATGATCTGTCTGAATTTATTGTGTTCTTCAAAAATTAACTTTCAcatgaacaaaaaaaaaaaatcatagttGGTTTTCAGATTTGTATTGTTAGTTATATTCTGAAGTTAACTACCGTAATCACTAAGCAGGTGCAGCATGTTTCTCGTAATTACTTAGCATACTAGGCTACTAGCTGTCCAAGGACATAGGGGGAAGTGCTTCTGAATTTAGCCATAGATGCAACTGCAGCATTATAAATGATGTCCACTAAGTTTGTAGCTATTTTCTTCCTACTGTAGGGAAATGAAACAAGCTAATGGACACGTCAAATTCAAAAACTCTTATAATCGTGTACATGTCCATGTCACTGGGAACTGCATGGAGTGGAGACAAGATCAAACTTCTCAAGGAGGGGGTTACCTTTCTACAGATGTTTTTGTTGACATAGCTGAGCAAACATGGCATGCTAATCTGAATGTAGTCAATGCCTTTGCCCCGGTACTGTTTCTACTTTTATGCATACAAAATGCTACAGTCCTTAGTGTTTGTGTTGAAAAGCAGTTTTCATGTGCAGCTGTTTGAGCGTATCCTAGAAATACCAATTGTCTGGCACAAAGGAAGAGCAACTGGTGAGGTGCTTTTCTAAACTTGTTCACTTATGTTCAGTTTCACTATTAATATCAGCCGCTTGTGCACAAATCTTAGACAATATCAGGACATGACTTCCACATGCACTTAATGAATGACTGAACCTTCTAGGTGGTTCATGCTACATTTGCTACATCTCGAAACTCATGTCTCATGCTTGAAGATGCCAAATGCTTACAACAATGTATCTTCTTTTTCTCCTCCAGGTGCATATCTGTATGTCGAAAGGTGATAGTTTTCCGAGCATTCATGGTCAGCTTGATGTGAAAGGCCTAGGTTTCCAGATATTAGATGCCCCGTCATCGTTTTCGGTACGCGTATGCTTATCTcattagttttttttttccttcAATTCTGCATATTCGAAATAATCAGCGTCTAGCAAGGAATCATTTCTCAAAGTCATAAGACATATTAACATGGTTTTGATGCTTTCTTGTTGATTTGTCATTAGCCTAATCTCCCAATATTCTCATACCTCATTGACTGCTTACTTTGTCGATAAACACTGATTGTTGTGTTGCGGGTGAGAAATGTTTGCCTAGTTGCTCGTTGGAAAAATAACATAATGGGTCTATGGGGAATATTATTGAAATAGCTACAGCCAGGGGCACAGCCAGAATATTCATAAGGGTTGCTAGGAATAATAGATGAATCATCGGGTGGCCTAGCTTAGTATTACTGAATTAAATGTTGTGTTCACCAAGCAGTTGCTAAAACATGCCAAATTTTGATTTCAATCTGAGCAACAATTGGGCATACTTCATTGTAAGCAACATGTTGTATTTATAATTTCCAGTATTAAAAAATGGATTCTGGATGTGATAAGTTTCTGACATACATCAGATCATAGCGAGTTAAGTGAGAAAGCGACTGAAGAATGAGGTGTTGGAGAAGCGACATGAATGGCTGCTATTGATCTGCAGTGTCCTAAGAAACAGATCAGTCATTAGCATCTCAAATTGTGCATTTATTATTATCATTACGGACACCAACATTTTCGCTCTGAAGTAAAAACTAGGTCACACACACTCAAATGTCTGCTGGATTTTCATACTTAGATCTGAGAACATTCATTCCTCACCAAAAATTAGTGCTTAAAACATCTTATGTAATGATTGATTTCAATGGAAACCTGTACATAATCAGGAAATAGTGGCAACTCTATCGTTTCGTGGTCAAAGAGTATTTCTGCATAATGCAAGTGGTTGGTATGGTGATGTTCCTGTTGAAGCTTCTGGTGATTTTGGTCTAAATCCTGAGGATGGAGAGTTCCATTTAATGTGCCAGGTATCTTTCAGTTGTTAATTGCATTATATATCATACATGTAGTCCCTAAACAGGCAATGCATGCATTTACTTGACAACTTTTGTTTTCTTTCCAGATTCCTTCTGTCGAAGTTAACGCACTTATGAAGACGGTGAAAATGAAGCCTCTAATGTTTCCGGTGCAACATACTTAACTCGATTTGTTTTAAAATACTAGATTCCTTCATTTATCGATATTAGATCAGCTTGTTTTGACTTTGACTGGCCCACACATGACATATGATATCTAACATATCCTTGTGTTAATTAAGAAAAGAGGACAAGGACATTGTGCATTTTGACTTTAATACAGGTGCACTATGCAGTCCTCATCTAGTTCTACAAAAAAATGGTTAACTGGCCAACCTATTTATGTAGGAATATGGGTAGATGGCTTATATAACTTACTTTGCAATGTTTGACTACagtagttgtgccttataaaaaaAAATCATCATGGTTCTAAGCATTAAAGATTAACTTCTCGATGAAGCAAAATGATCAATCTTATGCGGATCATGACAATCTCGTTTGTCAAACCAGCTTTTGTGGATATTACCGTTTGTGTAACCAACCTTTTCGTACTTCTGTGGCTATTTTCCACAATAGATTATGGAATACATTGAACATATCACAGTTGAGTAACTGCAAATTGGGTCTGAAATAGCATTTAAACTGTCCATGTCTCATTTATTTCTTAACAATAGCTTACATATCACAGTTGAGTAACTGCAAATTGGGCCTGAAATAGCATTTAAACTGTCCATGTCTCATTTATTTCTTAACAATAGCTTAGGATGATCTTGATGTATATGTATTAAGAACATTTTGCTGGCATGCTATTTTCATGTTCATTCTTTAAGATTTGACTGCTGATACAATACTTAACTTGTTCAGTTGGCTGGTGCTGTTACTGCTGTATTTAATTGTCAAGGGCCTCTTGATGCTCCTGTTTTTGTTGGAAGTGGGATTGTCTCAAGGAAATCTCTTTCAGTATCTGGTATGCCTCCATCTGCAGCTTCTGAAGCTGTGATGCAAAATAAAGAGGCTGGTGCAGTTGCTGCATTTGATCATATTCCTTTTTCTCACGTATCAGCTAATTTCACTTTCAACCTGGATAACTGTGTGAGTAGAGATATGCCCACCATATTTCCGTTATTGAAGTTTGTAAACATTAAGCATTTTTTTTTATCTTTGCTACTATTGCCATCTGCAGGTTGCAGACTTATATGGTATAAGAGCATGCCTTTTGGATGGTGGAGAAATTCGAGGGGCTGGTAATGCATGGATTTGCCCAGAGGTATTGTGATGAATGATTAGCTAATTACACTTCCAGTCAGTCACTTTTTTATGTCTCGCTAATTTTAAGCATATTTAACTTTTTTTTACGTCTAAGGtagttttttagtttttttaaacTGCTCAAGCATGTGTTCTCTATATACTGAGTATAAGTTGAAAGATCTCAGATCAAGATGAGGTCAGAAGAACATAGCATGAGGAGGTCTATAAATTGAAAATACATAGGTAGCTAATTAACGAACAATGCGGCATATTCATGAACCTTCTGAACTCTATGTTCATTATTAGCAACTTCGGCTTCGTTGTTGACATACTAGGAGCTTACTCCTGAAAGCCTAACATAATTTTCCTGTACCAGCTATATGAATCCAATAGATAGTCTACCATTCTTATCACGTGAAAGAAATTTACCACCTTATGCAAGTATAATACATATTTATATATCTGCAGGGGGAAGTTGATGATTCTGCTATGGATATTAATTTATCTGGGAGCATTTTACTTGATAAGGTTTTGCATCGTTACATCCCTGGAGGTATCCAGCTGATTCCACTCAAAATCGGCGAGCTCAACGGAGAGACTAGACTTTCTGGTCCCCTGATTAGACCGTGAGTATCTTACATGTACAATGACTTAATGGCCAAATTGGCTGAGTATTTTCTGTTATTCTAACGACAACAAAAACTGTATGACAGGAAATTTGATATCAAATGGGCAGCACCGAATGCAGAAGATTCTTTTTCTGATGCACGCGGCAACATTGTTATTGCGCATGATTATATTAAGGTTAACTCATCGTCAGTTTCATTTGACTTAAATACTCGTATTCAAACATCATATATTGATGACTACTCGTCGCACAAGGAGATGCATCAAATGAAAAAAATAATGCCACTAGTTGTGGAGGGTGTCGATTTGGATTTACGTATGCGAGGCTTTGAATTCGCTCATATAGCTTCTTCGATACCTTTTGATACACCAAGGCCATTACATTTGAAAGCATCTGGAAGGCTCAAATTTCAAGGAAAAGTGGTGAAACCTAGCCATATAGTTGATGAAAAGATCTATGGTGCTCTTCGAAGTATTGTTGACCAAAGTAAGGTCCAGAGCGATGTGTCAATGCTTGTCGGGGAGAT
Coding sequences within it:
- the LOC127341676 gene encoding uncharacterized protein, coding for MVGGGRRGGAADDSKLNTGNVFAALETLKKKKKGDKAKGGASSKAKDQQPSQQQQQKELFWAPAPVTTNWADVEDEDDDDYYATTAPPALFGNHHGAAESKEDDEEDEDDAVHAALQEEIESEDEEHDDEAEDGAEDEAEQEVEAADPALKKAPAAPKETERQLSKKELKKKELAELDAVLAELGISENPSDAAQDGSNADKKGANQTGDGEKKEDVPAPSESKNAKKKKKNKDKSAKEAKEAAEVSEETASAEPDEDTSAVDMKERLKKMASMKKKKSGKESDTAGKMAAAEAAARTARLAAAKKKEKSHYNQQPVR
- the LOC127341673 gene encoding protein SUBSTANDARD STARCH GRAIN 4, chloroplastic, which codes for MSHCLRVSPFLAPPPLLLCRPRRARGGGGHRHRHAPRPILTLARYDPPPLLRLKVSDSSDCPPAAAHHPHHRPRPLIAPLASIWREGLFLVRCSAFAAILSITAALSWYAQLRARAFVEARLLPAACELLSDHLQREVRVGKVRSVSPLGITLHACSLGPHPRDFSCAELPVVKVRINPLASLRRGRLVVDALLSDPTALVAQTKDFSWLGIPAPSDTAPKRSSDEEGIDFRTRTRRLAREQGGEQWDAQRDAAARHAAQTGYLVPSSQSQTSPSPDEILLQDDDRPVGAGKSSPPLCADEMHRKDRHMDVPGIGSSSKHADLEKTFGVKSRIIPGLNFWSRMIPNPAKRRHRRKAHSKVLSDTDSSSQERILRRSAEAALAYFRNIDSGKIGSSSPGPGSNSSDGGHTDAGATPNNVPVVSSDEVPRNSGELPPGSGHFVDYPGPGNSASATLIINTDDIYKPSQRSSQQGHTSEELGSLSDDNIGPQQEFTSGDLGSCTYAYNWASFWPFQLKGPHVSFNAPYASLGVEIQKFKSRFAIGLGDAPAELVEGVGQIHPGGAQNTLPITLDSVYFSGGNLMLLGYGDQEPREMKQANGHVKFKNSYNRVHVHVTGNCMEWRQDQTSQGGGYLSTDVFVDIAEQTWHANLNVVNAFAPLFERILEIPIVWHKGRATGEVHICMSKGDSFPSIHGQLDVKGLGFQILDAPSSFSEIVATLSFRGQRVFLHNASGWYGDVPVEASGDFGLNPEDGEFHLMCQIPSVEVNALMKTVKMKPLMFPLAGAVTAVFNCQGPLDAPVFVGSGIVSRKSLSVSGMPPSAASEAVMQNKEAGAVAAFDHIPFSHVSANFTFNLDNCVADLYGIRACLLDGGEIRGAGNAWICPEGEVDDSAMDINLSGSILLDKVLHRYIPGGIQLIPLKIGELNGETRLSGPLIRPKFDIKWAAPNAEDSFSDARGNIVIAHDYIKVNSSSVSFDLNTRIQTSYIDDYSSHKEMHQMKKIMPLVVEGVDLDLRMRGFEFAHIASSIPFDTPRPLHLKASGRLKFQGKVVKPSHIVDEKIYGALRSIVDQSKVQSDVSMLVGEISLSGIKLNQLMLAPQSTGFLSLSQDSVMLSATGRPDEKISIEVNGPLFFGRNEVIQDESLLSIFLQKGQLKSNICYHPESLTNLEVRNLPLDDLELASLRGFVQKAEVQLNFQKRRGHGLLSVIRPKFSGVLGEALDIAARWSGDVITMEKSVLEQSNSKYELQGEYVFPGTRDRFPMESHGNGFIEKAMGGHLGSIMSSMGRWRMRLEVPDAEVAEMLPLARLLSRSTDPVIRSRSKELFMQCLHSVGFNAESLRDQIKAVEMYHDWLDDDTIEDITLPALAELKGYWRGSLDASGGGNGDTMADFDFNGEDWEWGTYKTQRVLASGSYSNNDGLRLDKLFIQKDNATLHADGSILGPLTNLHFAVLNFPVGLIPALVQALESSTTDSIHFLRHWLTPIKGILHMEGDLRGTLAKPECDVQIRLLDGTIGGIDLGRAEVLASVTPTSRFVFDANFEPTIQSGHVNIQGSIPVTYVDSSSMEENLEAGDGKQGIIRIPVWAKDRGSSNEISETRIVRDKPEDGWEFQLAESLKGLSWNFLEPGEVRVNADIKDGGMMLITALSPYANWLQGYADVLLQVKGTVDQPVVDGSASFHRATVTSPFLRTPLTNFAGNVNVISNRLCINSMESRVGRKGKLSMKGTLPLQNSEPSASDKIELKCEVLDIRAKNVLSGQVDSQLQVTGSILRPDVSGMIRLSHGEAYLPHDKGNGAVTTRLASNKSSYLPAGFGQTTTSQDVSRFLGALSTSPDSQQTETERTLEHGSFKPNIDARLNDLKLTLGPELRIVYPLILNFAVSGDLELNGMVHPKYIRPKGILTFENGEVNLVATQVRLKNDHLNVAKFEPDLGLDPVLDLVLVGSEWQFKIMSRASMWQDNLVVTSTRSVDQDVLSPSEAAKVFESQLAESLLEGDGQLAFKKLATATLETLMPRIEGKGEFGQARWRLVYAPQIPSLLSVDPTVDPLKSLANNISFATEVEVQLGKRLQASVVRQMKDSEMAMQWSLIYQLTSRLRVLFQSTPSNRLLFEYSATSQD